The Theobroma cacao cultivar B97-61/B2 chromosome 2, Criollo_cocoa_genome_V2, whole genome shotgun sequence genome includes the window TGGGTTGGCGGTGTGGGGAGGGCAGTTGGAGATTGGACCATGATTTCTCAATCTGTCAGacccatattttcataattacaTATATCCAATTCCCCCGCATAAATATCTCACAATATTATATTAAGAGTTGCCcatcatttaattttgttgttatacttttaattttattgattttcaaatacaaaataacaaaaatccataaaatttGTATGGAAATagtaaaattgaaatataatgacaaaattcattattgagttttataatataataacaGTTCGAtcgtaattttattttgatttttcgaTTGAGTTATAGGTTATTGTgtcaaaaaagaaacaatctTATAATATGATATCCTAGTGGTGAAATCGAATGTGATAAGACACTTagatttttattcttaatttgAGTGGTAATTATCataatttgaagaataaactgattttgattttgattttgattttgattttgatccAAATGGGTAGTGTTAGCAGAAGCCAAGAGGTGGTAGGTGGACTTGGCATGTCAAGCATGtggcaaagaaaaagaagatcaATTTGATCCTTTTGCCATGATTGGATTTGTATGCGTTTCTTTGTGTTTTATCTTTTGGATGGGCCAAAATTTTCAGTTCCATTAAAGGCAAAGTTTCCAAGTTGCATTGAAGGAAGTCAATCCTGTGGATCACCTTGTCTCGAGAACTCAAAATTGCCTAAAAACATATTAACAAAACCAACCATTGTTCTGGTTCAATCAGTTCCCATTTTATATGTAAAATGAActgttaaaaaatttaatgtcatatatatatatatatatattataaattctttttaatttttttatagtcCGTGGAAGAGGGACGAGTACCAATAGAGACTCactcatttttaaaagatttaaaattttataatatattctttttttaattttataataattttttcatttagtAATTAAGTCTTACTTCCCAAACGACCCTCTTATTTGCCTCCTAAACCCGAAATCCTCTTGACTCCACCTGTGTTTCCAGTGCCGAGCAGAATCTAGAGAAGTCCCTACTTTACTATACAACCGGATATTTCCTCTATATTCTTTAGAATAGGAAAAGCTTTTGTCCACCTCCATGTTCAATACGTAGAACATTCTACTGGGAAGAAATAGAAAGACAGAGACAGTATATATCCAAGACTCGTCAAagtttttaatgttttcacACTGTTGAcctgaagaaagaaatatctACACCCCATCTTTCCCCTTTGAGCCGTGGACCAAATAtccaaaagaaattaataaaagaaacactAATGAGCGTGAAAGAAAGAGACAAGGGGTGGTTTAGGTGAAACGTGGAATCAATTCCTTCTAATTTTCCTCTTCCAACTTTTAATAAGGAAATGGGGACTGTCTGCCTGCCTGCCTGCCTGCCTTTGGGTTCCCTTCTACCTTGTTGCCTTTTTCAATAATGAAAAGATAGAAGATTTGAAAATTCCAGGGCTACACGTTTGACAAAACGATTTGGGCATTTTGTAGATTCAAAGAACGTTTCGTCAACAAACCTATGACCTCATAGGATTGATTGATTGCCTTTTCTGCCTGTCTgtgtctttcttttcttgttgtttgaCGAATTCAGAGTTTGTTTTTGAGTTCATATACTCCATCTGATCATCAATCCTAGGCATGTTATTACATCACAAGGTATAGCCTCAATTTGTGACTTGATTGACCGAATCTAATCGTGAAGCATcttaaagtgaaaaaaaatagtatatatatatatatataatcaataatgatacatagatttataaatttatgaatACAATAGTGATACATAAATCTATTGATTCAGAATAATATATGAATCTACTAATTCATATATACAGTAATTATAGATTCATGTATGCAATAACGATACATGAATACAATAAATGTAGATTTAATATATAGGCTTATTTAAGAACTCTAAATCCTATGATAGGTGAGCTTAGGGATTCACTATATAAAGAAAAGCTAGGTCCCCTCTCctattaaagtaaaaatatgaaaatctCACTCATTAGagagttaaaaagaaaaggaaaagaagatcCTAGTCCACTGAAGACCAACAGTCAATCTGGTCAATGTTGTTTTCGTTGTTAAACTATGAATCATAAATCAACTATGCTTTGTGTTCTAAATTCTTGTTATGGAAAATTCTAGATTAATATAAtctaatttatacataaaaatttttatctatgcatatatatgtatatgattATAATGTATTGTGCTAGTAGAAATCTTATGATATTTCATTCAttgttttcttaaaaatataaaatttgagacaaataaaatatttaaatcttaaattaagaaGACGCgaaacttaattgtttaaagttcaaaaatgaccatttttgttgaggtttatgattttattgatGGTGTCAAATtgtcattaatatatttttattagtttaatatatatactttcattttttattaagtgataattttattttttaatatgtataattttaaattacataataaaaaataatttttgctcttttgataATATCGCCTTTCTTGTCTTGAGATTTGAGTAGAAACCTTCAAGTTGGATTAAATGTTAACTATTGTATAGTGTTTTATTAAAGGCAAAATGATAGATTTAtgtgataaaaataatttctttaaaatatgaaaaaggtTTGTTTGTCTAATTACAATTATCTAGGAATAAGATGTCTCAAATATCTTTGATATATTTTGTTGGTGTCAATTGACAAATATTATACTCATTAATTTTTGAgtgatttttaaatatttttaattaaatagacataaaagttttttttttaaattgtaaataacttcattttattcttgagaatttttaaaaaccaTTTTCTCAAATGTAATGTTATTTGACCCTACACTTCCTTCCTTACGAAACAAAGTTTTATTGGATAATTTAAAGGTGACTTTCATAAATATATGACAAATCAACTTAttcataaatataatatttaaaattaaaataataaaattttgcaatcaaaatggacaaatattaaaaacaaaaatgttgGGTCAAAAGATTAAACTAATAAGATATTTGATGAGAATAAccaacaaatatatatatatatatatatatatatatatgattaaaattttgtgatgCGATTTAATATATAAGATCCACAATTCATAATCAGATCTGttgtatataaaattataattcatgATTGGTTTCTGTACATATACACAATAACGATCAatgtattaaaaaataaaaaaaataattgagagGATGCAAACCCAtgctagattttttttttttttttcttggaaagaAAACCCATGCAAGAGTTAGGCATATTAAATTGTTACATCCGCTTGTTAGATGATTGACTTTGAAAATAaccttctttttttcaaagcTCTAAACAGTATCAAATCGTTTTCATCAcatctattaatttttatatttgacttAGAATTGTCTAACCTTAATGTATTAATGTACATAGGTTACCTTGGAGTCTTGAATTACCAAACTCGAAAACgaccaaatttctttttaaagattttttttacctttaaatcaaaattttgtttcgtTGGAAttctttcaataattttattcatcatcGATAATATTTAACTTCATCGTCAAATTTCATCCCTGAACGTTTGATAGGAAAACATgagatgaaaatgaaattgagtacttaattaattaaatttataatataggTCTAGTTCGCATTGAGTCACAACTTGTCTAATGAACAtgtatgattattttttatatgaaattaaatttaaaaataaaaaataataatcaaaattaatattttatcatgtATATAACGTGAACGACATCTAGTATCAaagtcaattaaaataaaccaaataaacaaatcaatcaaaaaaaatataatattaagtttgacaaatttttatataaagttCTTAAGGTAACTCTATAAGACCGAAACACTACCCTcacatattttcattttttaaataattcttttcaaaatttgatacgatactatttttaaattgaaaaagattcGAATCTAATTTTTCGAGTTAGATATATGCGTTTTGTCGTAGAATTAAgtatgatatattttttttattaaatgggTATATGTAGTCAAAATATTGTTggtaaaagaaacaaaaaacaaagtcAATAATTACTAGAAGAAGTAAGAATTTAAGAAGTATAGGGGAAGAAAATATCACCGCTGACAAACCTTGTTATATTTGGCATCACATTTTTCTTACTAAAATATCAAGCATCGAATTTAAAGCTATTAAACGTGTATAGACTTTTTTTTATCTGcccaaataaaagaaagaaaaaggggttTATATGGACTTCATCAACGTTTACCATTTCAACATGCCCTATTTAGTGCATTTGCGTagaaaaaaggacaaaaaaatctttttttttttatatataaacgTAACGACTAAACTcaaatttaaagtaaaaaatgaaaatattatataataatgtaattatgtTACATTACTAAAACATGTTAACCATTGACGAAGCCATGGGGAAGGGGGTGGCAAGTGGTGACGACTACCACCCctcaatatttaattttctttattattatatgcataaaattttatatataatatgattaCGTTTATAATTACTCTTTAGCTATTCTCACATAAAATCATGAATTCGTTATTGATATCAGTATACCACATCAGCAATAcgtaatataaaaataagtaaCGTTTTGACTAAGTACAATTAATCGATCGTTAGTTATAAGGATGTATTTGACTCAAAGTGAAAATATAAGAGTTtgattaaaagtaataaaagaataagagtttattaaatttttttgaataatttagagaattttttttttagtattatGCCAAAAAAATTCGAATAAGTACTTCACATAAGACcccaaatttttatttcattgaactatttggagttaagctccaattaaaagaaaaaaaactttaaaaatgttaTTGATTAAATAAGAGGGAACTTatgaattgaatttaaaatctcTTTTTGGACATAGTTTTATACATGTGTACTTTATTCATATGTCATgagattattattttctttttaaaaaattaatttgatagaATGTACAACACTTATGTTTATAAGTGTCACAACCCCTTACCGATTGAACGGGAGATTGAAGCACTCAGTCTATTTCTTCTTAAGAAGGGGTGTGACACAGGCACCTAGCCAAAGAGGCTAAAGAGATCAAATTGCAGTAGGAAAACCACTTTGTTGCATAGTTGGTTTAAAATGAATCTTACATAAACGTTCAGTTTCCTTAAATTTCTTGGTACAAAGGAAACTTCAATTTCTTGACAACTCGATGAAAACtgtaaattaaaaactttttattttgtttcttctttggcACATGCAAACAATTACTACGTAATTCATCGAACAAATGCAGCTCTCTTTTTCAAGTGTTGACGAATCTGCAACTCTTCCTCACTTCACCACTCACAAAGCTATCCGAATTCACAATGTTTCCCATTTTCACCATCGAATCCGCGAATTGATTGAAGAAAGCAACAGGGTCCTCTGCGTATTTCTGGACAAGCTTCCTCGTTTCGATCCCCAACAAGCTCGAGTACATCTGTTGGTCCGAGCTGAGCAACCCGTTCCCTCTCAGCAGAGTATGGTAAAAGGAATTGTCGAAAAGATTTGGTGTGACATTGTCCATGGCTGTTACGTTGTTGTCTCCTGATCCGGTTTCAGGGCAAATGGATTTCAATTTGCTAAGGTATGAATTGGATAATGGATTCTTCCCTGAAGTTGCTTCGAAGTCCCCATAGATTCTAGCTCGAAAATTCACACAGCGTGCCATGCCAATGGTGTGAGCCCCTGCAAGTGGCATCCACCGAAACAACAAACAGAACAATGGAAAATCTAAGTCCCATAAAAGTCTCAACAATCCAATTATTTGGTTTTACACATACTTATGCAGAATTTGCTTTGAGATAATGAACattttatatgaataaaaGACCCTGAAAACATTAAAGAACTTTATATCTTGTGgttccaaaatatttttattttctaatttagGATTTTTAATTGGGTTGAATTTGTTTTGGTCAGGCCCAGCCAAAAATAGAGGTCGGACCAGTCATAAACTTTTATAACCAAGCTCGCCCATGAGCCCGAcaagtatatatttatttatttatttaatgagTAAAATATgtgaacaaaaatattaaatcctaacatatatttcttattatatgtactaaaataagtccttattcttttattgttattcaatttaatctctgtgtttttgttttgaatcaaataagttattataattaatgattgattgattttcattagttaaaatattacttgttattttatacttatatGACACTGACGTGACGTTCATATGGATAGTGAAAAATACCACATattcattttatcatattatattattattaaatacgATATATCAGTATATCATGCCATTATCAATTGTAACATTTCAACATGTTGCATCAGTGTTACGtgacataaaatgacaaatgatattttgattaaatcaaccattaatcataaaaactaatttggctcaaaataaaaatataaaaatttatttaacttaaaataaaaatatagagaCTTGAtcgaacataataaaaaataaattttttaaaattttttaaataatttaaattttttaaaatattatatcaacaatataaaaataaaatcttaaaataaacTCCGAGCCAACCAGCAATTTTCATTGAATTTACTCATTATTTGGAGGTGTCGAGGCCATCCAAATATTTGGTAGGTTTACACTGATGGCATGATCCATTAAcactattttaaaaataaaaaagtaatttatatGGTTAAATACATTTTCTAAACCATAATATATAAGTGCTTTGActcattattatatttataataataataataaagcaAGTTCCAATCTCTCTTTtaaatcatttctttttacttAAATTCCTATCTAACCCCCTTACTTCCAAACctaaatttcttatatttgtcttttttttaacttctGTCCAATCTTATTTCGTCTTTCATACATATCTCACTTCATTACTTTCCCCCTATAAactcttatctttttttttttttgggtttaaaattttgaatatatcaataataatttttatccaTTTTGTTCTCgagaaaatatgtttatgatttgaatttaatatttCTAAAGTTAAGTTACTTAgcttgaaattaaaagataattatctgtatttaaacttattttacACAAATAGAGTTATGtatgttaattataaaaacttattaattCAAGTGATAAAGATATTCACCGAAATTTGAataaagattttctttttatttgaaaaaagatGATTCGAAtcttacttttttaaaaaggaaatcaTGCACTAGTTAAATGCTCGAATCTCGaatataatttgaataaagattttagATTCGAgtagtaatatttttattcattaaaaaaatataatatagcTTGAAACAGGAGCCATGGAGAACTAAACACAAGAGAGGATATTAGGAAAGATTCTAGGAATAGCTTACCAGAAAGAGCCACCATGTCAGTCACTGAGAGGCCTTggtaaagaaattttgatataatacTGAGAAGACCCTCAGTAGCAGCAGGAAGGTTTTCCAGGGCAAGACCATAGCTAGCAGTTTTTGAATCCTTTCTTCCCACTGGTACATCCCAGTAAGGTCCACCAACCTGCAAAGAATTAGACCAAAACACAAATAAGACTAACTCAAGCATTAAGAC containing:
- the LOC18610125 gene encoding peroxidase 11, with protein sequence MHSSKRMGHYPSLSSVKCFMVLVCISVFSSAILASEPRLTLDYYKSTCPTVFEIVRTEMECQVLSDPRNAALIVRLHFHDCFVQGCDGSVLLDDTINLQGEKKASPNVNSLKGYRIIDRIKNKLESECPGIVSCADILTVAARDAVILVGGPYWDVPVGRKDSKTASYGLALENLPAATEGLLSIISKFLYQGLSVTDMVALSGAHTIGMARCVNFRARIYGDFEATSGKNPLSNSYLSKLKSICPETGSGDNNVTAMDNVTPNLFDNSFYHTLLRGNGLLSSDQQMYSSLLGIETRKLVQKYAEDPVAFFNQFADSMVKMGNIVNSDSFVSGEVRKSCRFVNT